Part of the Candoia aspera isolate rCanAsp1 chromosome 1, rCanAsp1.hap2, whole genome shotgun sequence genome, gcctttgctcaacttcgggttgtgcaccagttacacccgttcctggagcgagaagccctctgaacagtcactcatgccctggtcatctcccatatagactattgcaatgcgctctacatggggctacccttgaagagtatcgagaagcttcagctggttcagaatgcagctgcgtgggctattcTTGGTGCCCGAAAATAGGCACATATAAtacctttgctgcacaagctgtactgggtgccagtttgcttccgggtccaattcaaggtgttgattattacctttaaagccctacatggcatggggccaggttacctgagggaccatctcattcccataacatcaacccaccctacccgatcatgcagagagggcatgttacgaaccccgtctgcaagagaatttcatctggcagggtccaggaagcgggctttctctgcagtggccctgcgctttggaacatcttgccccagaggtgaggcaggccccttcactcctgaccttccggaaggccctgaagacttgattctgccatcttgcttggggagGGAAGGTGgggagccattcttgggggtggctcgtgccttagagcccctcccaccagattggaatctttatagccacttggattctatatttatttatattgtattttatatttgtaactattttttatgggattttaatgtgtattgttattgtattaattttattgtaaaccgcccagaagccctcttttgggggagatgggcggtaacaaaatttgaataataaataaaatttactaatGGGGGGCAAGTAGACATTTATAACTATGTCAGAAATCTCCCTTAAGTTTAAAAGGCAGGATAGGGCAAAATGTTCACAGAGGAGCAGCTTTTTTTATCTTCACATCTATATTTCAAGCGACAAAACCAAATCAAGCAGCGTTATGTGGAGTTAACTAGGGTATACTAGCCATTCCTAAACTGATGCCATTCAGGTCTGATGCAATTTAAGTACCAACAGCTAGAGAGCAGAGATTATGGATGTTGTGGTCCATCACACCTCGATGGTTGAGAAAAGCTGTGCATCTCCAAAAAGGTACTGAGCtgcagaaaaaggcaacagcaactCTTCCTCAGGAAAGATAACACTTAGCAGTTTTTGAATCTGACTCATAGTAATTGTAATATATGGGTCTCTTATAAAGCAGAGTGAATTAGTAATATTAACTAAATTGAACTATAATGTTTAATTATCTTCTAATAACAAACCTGTAACAGCTAAGCTActgaaggactttttttttctgtaggcAAATTCTTGTTATACGTGGTGGCTTATCTTCTTCTAGTTCCTGTTACCGAAACGGTATTTTCCTTACCACACAcagtgtatacacatacacagccATGGGAACGCATAGCACTAGGAAGATTCCCCACAATTTCCCATTTATTACTCTCAGGATCATATTTCTCGATGTTCTGCAGGTATGACCCTTTGGAAGAAGAATAGCCTCCTGTTACATGGATGCATCCGTTCATGATGACTGCGCTgccctccatccttccttctATCATATCAGCCTTCTGAGTCCACACATTTTGTTCTGGATCATAACAGTCTGTGATGGTAGTCTGACCACCCACCAGATACAGCTTGTTTTCCAATGCAGTGGAACACAATCCATACTCTACAGGAAAACAGATGAATTATTAACATATCCCATTACCTTctgaagaattaaaaaagaaaaggaggcctACCAATTGGCAGAAGTGGAATTTTAATCCAAACATTCTAATATGGCTCTCTGTTGACTTCAAGAGTTTTAGATTTAGATTATGATTTATAGCCATATTTTGCTTAACTGAGATAAAGAAGCTTATCTGTTTACTTATAAACGGATACGTTCTTCAGAAAAGGGCCTCCTCAGAATTGTACATGAAAGTCATGCATGACTGATGTTATTGCAAAGAAGTTTGAACATAATAATTGGTAAGGgtatgaaaaaataaaacatcagtaCAAATACtacaaaagtaaagaatgaaaaagaaaataagcaacAGAAAAACCAAGTTGTGAATACATATATGTGGTTGTAACAAGAAATTTAAAACATCCATATTTGTTTACTCTATTTCTATCCTTCCATGCTCCAAGGACACCTGGTGATTTACAACATAATAGCATAGACAAATgatagaaaacaaaagaaaaaaattacaaacgtaactgattattattaaaatattaaaatgatcaACCCCATAATCATAGAAATATTATAAGGCATCCCAAATGAACAAAACCTTAACCATTCAAAATTCTTCTAAATAGCTTTTCTGAATTCTTAAAAAGAGGGTGTCATATGTCTCTTGGTGCCACAGCTGGAAGCACTGGTTTCTAGCAACTCCTGAATACTATGTGGGCGAAGAATCCTCAAAGTACCTACACAGAACTCATGAACTGAAAAAGTGGGTTCCACATGGAAAGGACAGTCCTGCAGGTTGCCAGGCCAAAGCCATATAGGGCTTCTTTGGCCAAAACTAATACTTTGAACTGTATTCAGAAGCCTTTCACATACAATAGATGGATGGCTGTATTCTGTGTTGgcattatcaggggtcaactcagcattgcctcataagcataagggggtctctctctagtaaacgcatctctattgtgcttgcgggatgtcacatgggtcacctgatttccacttcctcctcctcctcctcgggctTCGGGATTACCAATCTctattacccttctggcacacatgcaagcaggaggtgctgcagaaatgcagctcttgtcctctttcatctcgcttgcacacagacatttctattccacatagaaatgtgtctacaaagaatcagtgatgaataagtgctttctactatgaatctacctgtatccagatctactgaataaaagtaagctatctctatttttcttcatctaactactgcgtgaagactgaatttatttctgaacgcaattaagcttaatgtgcaagttctcctttttggttcacacttctactctgcaagattgctgttagctgcttggagttcttttattaacctttaaaaactccatcattctGCACCCATGGAAACTTTTGGAGAACACATTGTAGAAATCTAGACAAGAGATGATAAGGACATGAATATCTGTTGTCATGGCCTTTTCCTCCAGGAAGAGTTACAACTGGTATACCAGCTGAAACTGGGCAGATTCCACTTGAAAAGCACAAGAAGGTATCCCTTTCCTTACTCACAGATTCATTTGCATGTTAGCAAGGAAGAAGATTTTGAGGGTCAATGGAGGACCCCCACAGCTGGGCTATAGTCCTTCTTAATGGCCAGGAGATGTTTATTCTTGAGGCCAGtctatattattaattttaatattaattagattaacaatattaataatattaaaggcatggGCTTTTGAATGAGAACAAGGTATGAGAGTAGAAGCTAATAATGATCATGTCCCCAGTACTGTACTGTATGCTAGTTTTTTGTACAGGGGCCAAACTGATGTACAATAGTTAACAATTCTTTTCACAGAATAAGAaacaaaaggttttttaaaattgttttcctattttaagtgTAAGCCATAAGAGACAATCTGTAGTCAGATATCTTTTAAATCTAGTAAGTAGGTAAGTAAATCGATTGACTAGAAAGGGAAAATTTTGCAtcagaaaagggtttttttgctATTCTTCTACATGGagactagacagccatctgtccaGGATGCTTTAATTGAGTAGGGCATTGGACTTAATTGCCTAAATGGCCTTTTCTAGCTCTATGACTCACATGTAAATACTTTCAGTGGGGGAATGGCCACAGAGTTTATTTAAGTTGTTAAGCAGAAGCAAAACTTACCTGGATATGGACTGGTGGTGATTATGCTCCATTCATTAATATCAGAGTGATACTTTTGAATTTTATCATAAGTGCAGCTTCCCCGATAACCATAATGGCCTCCGGTAACATAGATGATTTCATTCAGGACGCAGGCAGTGGCATTTCCAACCCCTATTTAGTAATACTAAATTTGTAAAAGGCTtctaaaaagagaaataatattcAGCACCATTTCCATCAACAGGCCACTAATACGATACATAGAGACAGCTAATAATATAACTCCCCCCTATGCTCTTATACGGAGCTGACGTTTGGGGCTTAAAACATGTATTGCTATTAGACCAAACACAATCACAACATCTGAGAAGTATTTGGGGTGTGGATAAAAggacttcagctgctgcagttagAGCTGAACTGAGAATTTATACAATTTGTTCTTTGTCAGGGCATACAATTATTGGTGCAAAATTAATGCTATGGAAACTGATAGACTCCCAGACAGACAAAATCTCAATTACAGACTTCTTGGATTGTACAACTGACAAATTATATCAGGGGCTGTGGTCTCCCTGTCTCTTGTACAACTGGAGAACAAGCTAAAAAGATTGCTGCACAAAGAATCATGGATATAGAAGCACAGAAAGATACAGCCATCCTTAGTAAGGTTGGCACATTGAAATGGATGAGCCACTCCAAATGTACCTTCCAAACTGCTAAGtatttaaacacagaaatgccTAAACATCTTAGGGTGGTATTTACTCAAGCAAGATTCAAGCAGCTGGACACAGtggttaaatatggaagatttaaccAAATCCCTTATGATGAACATACTTGTATTTGCAGAGCTCCAGAGATAGAAGACATAACACacatattatttgaatgtcaatTGTATAAGAAAGACAGATCAGTATTTAGGACTGCACATTACACAAACAACCTAttgggatccttatattaaaacaacatatttcatgtgcGGTCAGAATTCAAAAATTACGTATAATAAAGCCCTTGGTTTGAACAAAACAgttgagatctgcatatgtgagtctgactggggtaaactgtaggggtgatacagaaatatgatttgcattttttattctttctcttatatagtttcttttattctatttttatatgtgGTCTTACTAACgttctgtgttttatattctgtactttgatatggcataatggctaatcaataataaactaaaTTTAAGATAACTAATTAATACATACACAGACATGTccatcatgctgttccctttAGGATAAGCAATATTgtgcaaaacacagaaaaagagtaaaaaaaatagtgagccaaagaaattaaaaatatgcaataggaaacagtaaaaaaaactaACTTTGCTTATAATGACCGCTCCCCATATTTTTCCCTCCTTGCCAACCAATCTTACTTCCAACATATCCAAACACACCTTCATACATTGTCATTTGTTCTCCTCACCTCTCTCATTTTGAGGATTAACCCTAACTCCATCCAACCATTACTTTCTTGAACTTCCACTTCATCTCAGCCCATTCATTCTTGGTTTCGTTTTGTgcttcaatcctcattcattctttacaCAACTAAACCATTCAATGCACTTCTGCCATAATGGTCACCTGCTTCCACATTCCATATTCATGCAGCACCTGTTCATTTTTGATTCTATGTCTTCTTAAGTACtttattcccactgcattcaacttatttttgtttttgtctaacAAAAAGAGCAGAAAGATGCTTCTCCACCGTACTTTTACTTCTTTCAATATTCAGTCTTTGCAACCAATCACTACACATTACCTTTcttccagcatttgcacatcttaaaatttcccatctttagtaaacattctatcaTGGTATActaattcatctacttgctcaagtttttgccatttatatataatttgcaatTTCATCGTCAAAGACAACTTCTCCATTCTTTTGCCATTGTGATTACTTTTCAGAACCATACTCCTTTTTTGCACACACAGACCTTCATATCTCTAAGCTATACACTCTAATGTCACCGTAAGCATTTCTTTTACACTTAACCACATATTAAATACATTAATACACTAAACAGCTAAGGAGACatcatacatccttgtctgacttCCTGATTAATGATGAACTATCCCCTAAGCATTCTATatattctcacacatgctttacaggtagtccttgcttaacaaccctaattgggaccagcaagtctgttgttaagtgaagtggtcattaagtgaaatagcATGTGACTGCCCTGCTTAGCGATgccagttccagcagtcccagttgcagttgttaaatgaatcacacatggtcattaagcgaaacaccacatgaccatgacttgcaacctcctgctggcttccccattgactttgcttgttggaagctggctgggaaggttgcaaatagcaatcatgtgacctcaggatgctgcaacatcataagtgcaaggaccagttgtcattttcttcagtgctgtcataacttaaaagagttgctaaatgaatcgttgttaagcgagaactacctgtatttccatCACATGCTACTCTTACTGCATTTAGCAATTGACTTTAAactccatatttgtgcaaaacattccacaATTCAAGCCAATTCCCTTTATCATATACTttatctaaatcaacaaacatacaataaatttCCTTTCAGTAATAAATTTCTTAATAACCCATTGAAGATCTGGACACCACTGGCATAAAGTTACATTGAATTTCtcattaattaatataaattaattaatataaaactaaaaattccagtttttaaaaaaatcttaaacagATACAAAGGACAGATGGACATATCAGTATAGCTATCCTAATGCAATAAACTGTACTTTTACCTGGTTTAGAGAacgtgttgcaatagtccaactggcAAGCGAttaaggtgtgagtgaccatgaacaGAACCTCCCAAACAGGCACAACAGATGCACAAGACAGTTTTCTGCAAAAGCCCTTCTGGACATGGCCATGAGCCATGGGTTCAGGAGAATCCTGAGATCATGCATCAGTTCAGTCTAGGGGGAGTGGTAACCCATCCAGAATTAATGATGGAAGGTCTCAAGATCTGAGGGGCCCTAAAACCCACAACTATTTGGTCTTGATAGGGTTGAGTTGGAGCCTGCTCCTCTGCAACAGACCCTCAGTGTTCCCAGTggagttagagttagggttacaTGCAGTTTTTGTAAGTTTCAGCAACTTTGCATTTGACAAAGGGAAAACATATGGAGAAGTTGATATGGGTCAAAGACTCTCTATCTCTGCACCATAACCCCTAAAATGAGGCACAGAGATTAATTCTTAATCTAAGTCAATCACCATGCACACCATTTTTGCCCTCGCCCACGCTCTATAACCTACAGTACATGATTTTgagtcttttaattaaaatactaaTTAATGCTGTATTCTGCAAAGCACTGTGCCAGACCGAAGCATCATATTTACCACTAAAACTACCCTGGACCCACATGCACCCCATAAacgttatttaaaaataaagacaaaatctAAAAATAAGACAATGGGTGATTGAATTTTGGTTTGACAATATGCCTCACTgccaaaaaaaaaccttaaaataaGCTGAGGCAGTAGAGAACACACTAGGAAGTTGGACAGGGTGCCTTCTGACTGGCCACACCTAATGTGACACCCATTCTCTGAGGTTATCCACATCATTTTCAAAATGTCAAATCTGACCTCTGACCCCAAATGATTGGGCCACCTATTCTAAGCCGACCTTGACATCCTATCAGGTATCTACCCAAAGGGGCTCAAAATAGAAGTGGGAAGTAATGcagtttcattttaaaaggcatGCAGAACTGAATTAAATTATGCAGCAAGCACATTACCTTTAATCATGTTTGCAATTGggatccatttcttttttaaaggatcaTAGAATTCTGCTTCTTCAGCTGGAGCCCCTTTTCGATAACCTCCCAGAGTATAGATACAGCCACTTAAAGTAACTGCACAGTGGTagtattttgcatgaagcatggGGCAGCCTTCAGTCCACTCATCAGCTTCACAATTGTATATCCACATTAAATCAAGGGCTTCTATATTGTCTGTTCTATAACCTCCAGTCACATAAATGTTGGGTCCCAGGCTTGTGACTGCATAGCTTTCTCTTGTGTGATCTGGCATATCTCTTCCCTGGACCCAGACATTGGTTACTGGATCCCATATATGCACCTCAGACAAAGGGTGCCAGTAATAGCCTCCGATCACATACATAATAGTGGTAGATCTTGTTGTGATTGCTCTTGGCTTGGGACCCAACACACTGCGTATTAGAGATCTGATCTTATTTTCCTTTAACTGGCATTTCTTGTACAAGCTGAGAGCTGATTTCAAGTACATTTCATCTACATCAGTTTCAAGACACCTCAACAGATCATAAATGTACTCAATCCTGCTGTCCACATCATAGGCAATCCACTTGACAATGGGCTCCACCATTGCCTCTTCTTTCCATATATCAGGATTCTTTCTGGAGAGAATAAACTGGAGTTTCTTGTTGCTAATCTCTGGAAATTCTTCCCGTCTCCACACTTCTTCAAATCTGGACAACAATATCCTTCTGGATTCCTTCTCTAGCTCTGTACAAACATGGTATTCTGCAAAAGAGTGCATCCCTAAACAGTTGTCAAGGTCTAAATGCCTGATTAGAAACTGCTCACAGGCTTTTTTGACAGAAGTAAACTGAAGATGATCCGCAGCTTGAAGGAGGCTTTGAACATTTTGCTTAGTTATCTGGATCTCTGATGTGTATGTGTACGTCACCAGGGATTCTAATATTGTAGGACTGAACAAAGAAAGATGAATCTGATCCTTTGACTTTTCTTTCATGTCAGAGGTAAACATGGCTTTGAAATAGTTGCTACAAGCAGCTAGTACAGCTTTATGGCAATGGAATAGCACACCTGGTGCACACTGAAGGGTAATATCAGTGAATAACCCTTCAAGATAGAACATCCTGAATGCATCCAAAAACTCTATAGGATGAGAGAGGTCTTTGTATGTATAGGTATATTCCCCCTGCTCAGTCAGTGCCATCACTAGAATAAAATACCAGAAACAACATGGCAGTGAGGTTCATCTACTCACTCCTGTCAATGTCCATTCAGACATAAGACTTTCTGATTTCAATGGCAGAGTCTTTTTGTAAATCATTTACCTCTAGTGTTCACGTAAAggataacaatttaaaaaatactgcatATCAGGTCAATAAATGCAtcagggaaagaagaaaatgcaaagccACCAACAGAAATATATTCCCTTAAAACAAAGCAATCCAGAAATAACTCTGTTTAGGTTATTAACCATATTCCTAACCATCACTGATCTCAGCTGTCCAACGGTCTCTACTGCCTCAAACAACTCTAACCTTCTATCTTGCTCATCCGCCTCCAGAATTTGATGCCAGCCCAGCTCTCTTATTATCTTCCAATCAGGCTCACATTTTCAATTACCTGGCCTCCATAACTTACTTAAATGAAGCCTGCATGACAGGAGGAAAGAGCAATCCCCTTAGTTGTTTATAATAAGAATTCTACATAGATCCTGTATGTGTATATGATATTTTATGATATACATAAATGATCTATGCATACACATATATGATCTATGCAGATTTGTATTATAAACAAATATGTGAGCAATTTCTAATGTAAGGTGATTGCCTTACAGTGCAATACTGTGCAAATTAATCTGATTTAAACTGGTCTCTCATATctggctgcaaaagtccagactACTAGATAGCAACAAACAATTACAGTTCTCTGTACAgtatctccttgctgccatctcatcTTCATTCAGGTTTTTGCAGACCAAGATATGGTGATCCTATTTAAATCCCTCTGAATAGAACAACACCATAAATTGATGTAAGACCCACTTAATTAGACTTACTAATTAGTAAAACTGTTTATGGTTTTGTCAAAACACACCACTATTAATGCTAATAAAGCCAAGAATGTAGAAGCACTTTAATTTTCAACTGGTTTCCCAGACAAGAagtgtatttttcatttttatcatatATTATTTGCTCATTTTTAATCATCATTATTCATTCAATTATTCTTCCACAAACCTCAAAGTAACATATAGCAACCATCCTGATAAGGGGCTCCAAGTGCTACTAATTAAAATGCACTATAAAAGGGGTTGTAaaactaataattaaaacaactatAAATGTTGACAAAGGTTGCACAATTAATCAGGCAGCACTGTGAAAAAGAACAAATTAAGGCTTCCATACGACATATATTTAGCTATGCATTTACCTAGAAGTAGACACCATGTAGTTCAGTCCAGTTTACTTGTAAGGAAACATGCATGTGATTGTGCTGTTACTTAGGACTAACAGTCTATTCCCATGCATCTCAAAACCAAGCCCTGCTGACTTCAATAGCCTTACTTTCAGGAAAAAGGACATAAGGCTAGATCATGCGGCTCATCGCTAATCGCACAGAGGATTTATTGCGACACAAACACAGTACGGTGTTTTTCTGCAACCTCTTTGTAGAAATGTAGGTATTTTTGAGAGCAGAAAAGCAACATTTGGAAATTTATCCAAGAACAAATACCATCAACCGATGGTGTCTGTCctgaaaattgggggggggggggatgttgcgTTCGGGAATAGAAAGCCGCGCTGTTGTCCGAAACGATAAAGACCCGTCTTTTAAAAAGCCTTATATGCAGCGGTGGTCGCACGACACATTAACCACCAAGTCGTCAGTCACTTTTATGGCTCGTATCAAGCAAGCCCAGAAATTAGGGTTAACCCTAATAAGGCTAACCCCGGTTATCTTGCCCCGGGAACACAACAACCCTAGACAAAAATAGTTCAATCAGCCGCCGGACCTCGTTGTTCAGCGACTCCTACACATGTCAACAAATCCTCCACACGTTTATCCAAAGCGTCGCTCGGGCACCCCGAATTTGCTAAAGACTCACCCACCTGCTCTCCGAACAGGGTGACAGGCAGAGGCAGAGCTGGGCTCGAGCAAGGAAAGGGGCAGTTTTCAAACGCCTGAGcacaaaggggaggggagaagagcacAACCGTGGCAGCACTAAACGGCAACTGCCCGAAGAAAAGCCCCCCGCGGGCTAGGATTGGTCGTGGGGCATTGTGGGAGCGCCTTCCCGGCTGGTCCCTCCGGAGCAGCTCCGCAGCCTTGGCGTGAGAATGAAGGGGAAGAGTCTGTAAAACGGAGCACGCGGGGCCAGGAGGCACAAAGTTCGTTTCGTTCTGCGCCCCCTGCTCCGTTCCCTCCCAACCCGGTCAGAGTCGCGGACGCTTTGAGACAAGAGAGAAAGCTGAAGGCCGGCGCGCAGTTTTAGAGCAGGTTGCAAACTTCGAGCAAAGCAGCTTCGCCGCGCGCTCGCCGGCGTGGTCGGCTGCAAGCTGCTGGGCGAGTCCGCTTATTATTATTCAGCCAAGTGACGAGAAAGAGTGCAAGATGTACCAACTAGGAAGCTCTCGGCCTTTCCGCGCGTCTTTctaggagaagggaagggaggaacgGCTCGGCGTCCCCCTTTGACTATCTTTAGAAGAGATTCAGCTTGTCTTCTCAGCTGACCAGCTGTAGTCTATAGAAGGAACAGATGGAGAGCCAAGTTCCTATTTTGGTGCCTCAGctggctctcctcctcctcctctggccaGGCCCCTCTGCTCCCAACAAGGTCATCTTCAGCTTCACGCCGTTCAGCTTCCCTCCCTCTCGCCTGCTGCTGCTGGGCCCCAGGAGGGAAAAGGGTCATGTTGCTATAAGAGTGTCTGGTTTGGTGGCCGTTTTGCTTAGGGTGTCTGAAGTGGAAACAACAGCTTTGCTTATCCAGAGTTCCAGCCAATCCTGAGGAACACTCGTGTTGTTGTttagtgttgtttattcgttcagtcgcttccgactcttcatgacttcatggaccaccccacaccagagcttcctgtcggtcgtcaacacccccagctcccccagggacgggtccgtcacctctagaatatcatccatccatcttggccttggtcggcccctcttccttttgccctccactctccctagcatcaacatcttctccagggtgtcctgtcttctcattatgtggccaaagtatttcagttttgcctttaatatcattccctcaagtgagcagtctggctttatttcctgggggatggactggtttgatcttcttgcagtccaaggcactctcagaattttgagGAACACTCACCAGGTATAAAATTGTTCCATCTCCCCTCTTGGAACAGCCCTCCCAGAGATGCAGCAAAGGATTTTAATAGCAACTTGCTGGTTATAAGCCTTACTAAATAGttctcagagagccagtttggtgtagtggttcaggcgccatgctagaaaccaggagaccctgaattctagtcccaccttaggcagaaagccagcagggtgtccttgggccagtcactctctctcagctgtaagaaacaggcaagagcaaaccacttctgaaaaaccttgccaagaaaacttcagggacttgtccaggcagttgccaggagtcaagactgccttgaagaaaaaaaaaagttcttcatCATCCTACTTGAGATCAGAATTCCAGTATTTCTGCGTGTCTCTCCTGAAATCTGTTCTCCAATCTCACATATTTTCTCAGTGACTCCATAATGAACATAAGGCCTTCTGCACATACAGTATTTGGTTAACtcttctgctttcattttccagTACTAATCAATTCACTAGATAAAATCTTACGGTATTTTTGCAATATATGAAGTATATGCAAATTACATATATTTCAGAAAAGTTGCTATGAAGAAAAAGTCAATAATTAATAGAGCACATCCAGCTGTGGAACTAATTAACCTTGGACTGATTAGGTACTTCAGCTCTTCCAAAGCATAAAAGTTTGGTAAATACTTCAACCAGCTGAGTGTTTTAATTACATTAGCCACTGTTGTAGATTTGCTAGGAATACCTAACTTTTTTCAGAAAATAAGCTAGATCCGGGAACGCTATAACCAGTCATTCACTGTATGTCTCCACGTGTTTCTACCCTTGCAAACAATCCTTGCTTCCTCAAATTTAGTCCTTGTTCTGCTTTGTTCTCATAGCTGCAATTTTACATAATCTATGAAACTGGGAAACCATTAGAAGTCAAAAGAGGCCTTCTACACTTATCCCCATTCTACATTTTCACACCTTGGTCCCTTTCATACTGTTTCTTTTAAATGCTGAGAATAGTATAGCAAAAAGAGTAAGAATGCCAGGAAATGATTCAGATATGTAGCTATAATCAGAACATAGACTAATAACGTCTTAGAACAGGGCCTTTTCAATGATGGCCCAAATTGATAAAAATTCCCCGTTGCTGCTtccagtctcccccccccccatgtatgCAATTCTTAAAATAGTAAATACGTTATCTTAGGAAATAA contains:
- the KLHL23 gene encoding kelch-like protein 23; the protein is MALTEQGEYTYTYKDLSHPIEFLDAFRMFYLEGLFTDITLQCAPGVLFHCHKAVLAACSNYFKAMFTSDMKEKSKDQIHLSLFSPTILESLVTYTYTSEIQITKQNVQSLLQAADHLQFTSVKKACEQFLIRHLDLDNCLGMHSFAEYHVCTELEKESRRILLSRFEEVWRREEFPEISNKKLQFILSRKNPDIWKEEAMVEPIVKWIAYDVDSRIEYIYDLLRCLETDVDEMYLKSALSLYKKCQLKENKIRSLIRSVLGPKPRAITTRSTTIMYVIGGYYWHPLSEVHIWDPVTNVWVQGRDMPDHTRESYAVTSLGPNIYVTGGYRTDNIEALDLMWIYNCEADEWTEGCPMLHAKYYHCAVTLSGCIYTLGGYRKGAPAEEAEFYDPLKKKWIPIANMIKGVGNATACVLNEIIYVTGGHYGYRGSCTYDKIQKYHSDINEWSIITTSPYPEYGLCSTALENKLYLVGGQTTITDCYDPEQNVWTQKADMIEGRMEGSAVIMNGCIHVTGGYSSSKGSYLQNIEKYDPESNKWEIVGNLPSAMRSHGCVCVYTVCGKENTVSVTGTRRR